From the genome of Tolypothrix sp. NIES-4075:
AGGGCGATCGCCGTCGAACTCAGGTTGAATTAAGCTGAACAGGAGTGTACGCTAGCATATGGGGAAAGGAAGGTTAGAAGCATTTAGCGATGGTGTAATCGCTATTATCATCACCATTATGGTGCTGGAATTGAAAGTGCCTCATGAAGACAATTTAGCTGCCTTGCGTCCGCTAATCCCAGTATTTTTAAGTTACGTGCTTAGTTTTATTTACCTCGGTATCTACTGGAATAATCATCATCATTTGTTACAGGCGGTTAGGCACGTTAATGGTAGTGTCTTGTGGGCTAACCTAAATCTGCTGTTCTGTTTGTCACTAATACCCTTCGTCACTGGATGGATGGGCGAAAACCACTTTGCCACCTTACCAGTTGCTCTATACGGCATTGTGCTGCTGTCAAGTGCGATCGCTTATTACATCCTTGCCCGCATTCTCGTTGCTTCCCACGGTAAAGATTCCGCTCTGGCAAGCGCACTTGGTGGAGACTTTAAAGGCAAAGTATCGGTGTTAATTTATGCCGTGGCAATTGGGCTTTCCTTTGTGAACTCGTGGTTTGCCTG
Proteins encoded in this window:
- a CDS encoding TMEM175 family protein is translated as MGKGRLEAFSDGVIAIIITIMVLELKVPHEDNLAALRPLIPVFLSYVLSFIYLGIYWNNHHHLLQAVRHVNGSVLWANLNLLFCLSLIPFVTGWMGENHFATLPVALYGIVLLSSAIAYYILARILVASHGKDSALASALGGDFKGKVSVLIYAVAIGLSFVNSWFACILYTLVAVMWLIPDRRIEKTLTR